Proteins encoded by one window of Heliangelus exortis chromosome 5, bHelExo1.hap1, whole genome shotgun sequence:
- the GNPNAT1 gene encoding glucosamine 6-phosphate N-acetyltransferase yields the protein MLPVATLLPDDTPMFDPNILHELDWSENTTTFSPAISPLDPGDGLVLRPLCTADLNRGFFKVLGQLTETGVASPEQFIKTFEHMKRSGDYFVTVVEDTNLGQIVATATLVIEHKFTHSCAKRGRIEDVVVSGECRGKQLGKLLTSTLTLLSKRLNCYKITLECLPKNVDFYKKFGYTVSEENYMFQRFFN from the exons ATGCTGCCTGTTGCCACCCTGCTGCCTGATGACACCCCCATGTTTGACCCCAACATTCTGCATGAACTCGACTGGAGTGAGAACACCACGACATTTTCTCCTGCCATTTCTCCTCTGGACCCAGGAGATGGCCTTGTTTTGAGACCACTTTGCACAGCTGACTTAAACAGAG GTTTTTTCAAGGTTCTGGGTCAGCTGACAGAAACTGGAGTGGCCAGCCCGGAGCAGTTCATCA AGACCTTTGAGCACATGAAGAGATCTGGGGATTACTTCGTGACCGTTGTGGAAGACACAAATCTTGGGCAGATCGTTGCCACGGCAACGCTGGTGATAGAACATAAGTTCACCCATTCCTGTGCAAAG AGGGGGAGGATTGAGGACGTGGTGGTGAGCGGGGAGTGCCGGGGGAAGCAGCTGGGCAAACT attAACTTCCACCCTGACGTTGCTCAGTAAGAGACTGAACTGTTACAAAATCACGCTGGAGTGTCTGCCCAAAAATGTGGATTTCTACAAGAAGTTTGGCTACACAGTGTCAGAGGAGAACTACATGTTTCAACGGTTCTTTAATTAA